The Limnospira fusiformis SAG 85.79 genomic interval AGAAACCCGGTTTCTTTGAGAAACCCGGTTTCTTTGAGATATGTGGGAGAAACCCGGCTATAATTAATAATTGTCGGGAAACCACCCTTTCGGCTGAGAAACCCGGTTTCTTTGAGAAACCGGGTTTCTTTGAGATATGTGGGAGAAACCCGGCTATAATTAATAATTGTCGGGAAACCACCCTTTCGGCTGAGAAACCCGGTTTCTTTGAGAAACCCGGTTTCTTTGAGATATGTGGGAGAAACCTGGCTATAATTAATAGTTGTCGGGAAACCACCCTTTCGGCTGAGAAACCCGGTTTCTTTGAGAAACCGGGTTTCTTGAAATATGTGGGAGAAACCTGGCTATAATTAATAGTTGTAGGGGCTGGTTATGCTGTCAATTATCAATTCTCGACGAGGATATTCATAAACCCGCCCCACCATTTACCCGCCCTACCCCACCTGAAACGGGGAATTTTAACTATATATTAACTCTATGTCCGATCGCATTCCTTCCCATTGGCATTCACCTAAAACGCCGGAATTAACAGCCACACAACTAGACCGTATGGCTGTGGAATTGCGTCTAGTTATATTAGCTTTAGAGTCTTTGGCTGAAGTGACACCAGAGACTTTAAGAAAGGCGGCACAAACCCTGAGTTTAGATGTGGAATATATCCAAAAATGGCAATCCCAAAAATTGACGGTAGAAGGGGGGCGATCGCTAGTTTTAGTTATCTCCTATCTAGCTAGACAAAATCAAGCCCTGCTGCGTCGCGCCATTGCTTTGATTGAACAATTAGAAGCACAAAATCAGGATATCCGAGAGATTTCTTTGATGCGGGACTACCTGGATAAATTCATCCAAGGCTATGATCAGCAGTTTCCGGTTAACCGACCCATTCCGGAAGAAGATATCATCCCCTTCGCGAAAAAACTGCTAATTGATTTACTATTTTATAGCAGTCCTGATGGTTTCGGGAGGTTTTGGTCAACCCTGCTAATGCGATCGCAAGCTAGACAACGCGGTTATAATATTAATAGAAGCCAGCCCTAAAATCCCGGAGATTATGTTAGTAACCCGACAATATACCCCCCCTACCTGTACACTAGAGGTTAGCGCCAATACTTCTTTTTTCAGTCGCTGGAAACATGAGAGTTGGGATAACTTTCGGTTCAAACTTTCCTTTGATGACCCCCGTCTTTCTGAATATAAATATATCGCAATAGAAGGCGATCGCCATAACTTAACCAACCTCTATGAAAGCATCAACAGGTATATTAACGACTTTCTGACCGCTTCCCCCTTGTCGGAAATTGACCCCATTTCCGAAGAGTCTCCCGACGCGGAAAATTCCTTAACCACCTGTTCAGACTTCCAGATAAAGCCTGATGGTTTATTGTACCATGATTTATTTTTGGGAAACTTAGCGCCTAGTCCTTCGGAATCATTCGTTCATTTAAGCGCGTTACAGTTATTTGATGTCGCCGCCGCCTTGCGGAATTGCATCACCGAAATAGAACCTTTTTTGACCTCAGAAAGCCAGCCGAAACGCACCTCTCCCGCGTGGCTACGAACTCTGATGATTATTATTACTACCACGGGACTATTTAGCGGAATTATCAATTTAAGCAATTATTATCGTCGCGATCGCCATTTAATTTCTACCCCAGAAACTCCCCAAATTTCCACTTCTACAACCCCCCCCGAACCGCCACCACTCCCAGAGTTTCCCATGGATGAACCCCCAGCGCCGCCTCAAATAGAAATACAAGTAGCGCCAGACCTTCCCCTAGTTGATACAGTACCTTTAACTGTTCCCCCACCCCTATTTGATCAACCTCCCCCTTCCCCTGAATTAATCCCTAATATAGCACCGGAAACAGATGGGATAATTATCATTCCCACAGAACCCGTTAATAGAACCCCTGTTAATGGGACGGTTAACCGCACAGAAACTCCTCCCCCTCCCACACCTTTAGCGCCGCCTCCCACTCCCCTATTTGATATAGGAACAGTACCAGAAAATATTAGCCTTCCCCCCCTGCAAAATGCTAGAGTTCCCGAAACGGATACCCCGGAAAATTATGCAGTTCAGGATATCCCAGAAGACAGCGAAAATGCCGAACCAATTGCACAGCTAACTAAACGAGAACCTCGGATAGTCTCTATTCGTTCCCTGAATAATACGGTATTTGATGAAATTCCCCAGGTGGCGGAAGTACGGAGTTATTTTGTAAAAAATTGGCATCCTCACAAGAATTTAAACAGAATATTGCAGTATCGTTTACAACTCAATTCCCAGGGCGCGATTGACAGTATTACTCCCTTGGGGTCAGCCTCGGTTAACTGGTTACCACAGATTAAATTCCCATCAGCAAATCAGCCGTTTGTCTCACCTATGGAAGATGGGAAGACGGCGAAAATTAGGGTGGTTTTAGACCCCAGCGGTCGGGTTCAGACTTTCTTGGAATCTCATGATTAGCATTGGTTATTCCCGAAACAACTGGGATAATTAGATTCATAGGTTTGGTCGCGTTTTCCAAACAATTGATAGCGGTTATCCCGCACCTGTTCATAAATGCGATCGCCTGCCCATTTCAGCCCTGGCATTGCTCGATAAGCCTTGACAAATAGCTCCCCACCTGGTAAAATGTTACCGATTTCTTCGGCGGCATCACTACCTTGCCATCGTCGTTGTGGCTGGTTTACGTCAATCAAAATCATTCCCATTAAACAGTCTTCGGGAGTAATATTTAACTGTGCTAATTTTGCCTCATCCTGCATAGGAATATAGCTAAAACGTTCACCGCGATCGAGATTTTCCAACAGTTGCACCAAGTTACTGCACAGGTTACAGTTCCCATCGTAAATTACATGATATAGCATCAATTTATCACAGTGGAGGACAGTTAACAACTATAGCATATTTCCTGAGAGATGACCAGGGAATCTTTATAACTCCATAGGTGCAATGATACCCAACTTTTCTTGAAGTGCAAATCGCAAAATAGACTGTGTGACGATAATTAATCCTAGTCTAGCTTGGGATAATTGGGGGTGATGAAGTTTGACCTCTCCCCAAATCGGACATTGGCGCAGAAAGCGATCGCATTGTTCAGTTATTTTCATCGCCACCTTTTTATCATCAATCTTCCGAGGTGGATAATGCCAGAAATCGACCCCATCAATTAACTCGCCAATCAGCATTTTTTCGGCATCATGAACTAACCGCAAATTCCCGGAATCATCTAACCAAGGCAAATCCCTAGGGGTGGCTAACCTCCACAGAAAAGGGGTAAAAATTGGTTCTGTTTCCACCAGAGAAATTAAGCGATCGCGATGAGCCATTCGCAATAAGGAACAGCAACGAGCATGGATATATTGAACCGGAAATAAACCGGAATCCAAACTCTGATTATCGGGAGAATTGGCAGTTATGGGCAAACCATGGAGCCGGATATTTTCCAACCACTTGACCACGCCAAAATCAGTAATATCAAATTGAATCATTCCCGATGGTAGCACGGTGGTAATTATACCATCATCCACCATTTTATCAGCTTGATTAGCGACAATTAAAGTAGCAATTTCGGCGGGAGATTGAGAATTGATAGCCGCCAATTTCATAGCGATCGCCGATATATAACGAATCCGGCTACCATTAGGAACACGAGTCACAGGAATATCAACCGAACCGATAAAATCAGGATCTAGCCCCCTTAATCCAGAGCCGAGGGACTTGATTAAACTTTGCTTAATTACCATATTTTCCATAAAACTTGCTATAATAGACACCATTAAAACAGCACAACTTGACTCATGATCAACTCTTTTCAACGCCGATTACCTACCCTGATGGTGACTATGTTATGCACCCTAGGAATTTTAGTAAACGGCTGTTCATCCACCCCATCTTCAGATTTTGAACAACAGGTTTTACAAGTAATTCGCAATAATCCCGAAGTGATATTAGAGTCGGTACAAGCCTATCAGGAACAGCAACAAAACCAACTCAGCCAGGCGCGATCATCTTTTTTACAACAAATGAGAAGCCAACCACGGGCGATTATTGGTGATTCTCCCACGTTGGGCGCAGCGGATGCTGAAATTGTTTTGGTAGAGTTTTCCGATTTTCAGTGTCCCTTCTGTCGTCGCGTCCAGGGAACGATTAGAGAGTTTATGAACAGACACCAAGACCAAGTTACTCTAGTGTTTAAGCATCTCCCCCTCAGTCAAATTCACTCGGAAGCGTTACCGGCGGCGAAAGCGTCCTGGGCGGCGCAACAACAAGGTAAATTCTGGGAATATCAAAACGCCCTTTTTGAAGGTCAGGATGACTTAGGAGAGGCGCTATATGAAGCGATCGCCATTTCCCTAGGTTTAGATTTAGAACAATTTAACCGCGATCGCAACAGTGATGGAGCGATCGCAGCCATTGAACAGGATCTGCAATTAGCGAGGGTTCTAGGGATTTCTGGGACCCCGTTTTTTATCATGAATGGGGAAACCCTATCTGGGGCTGTAGACCTGTCAACGCTGGAAGAAACCCTCGCAGAGGTCATCGCTCGCGAATAACTCCCAGGCTAGAGACCTCTTTCAAATAGCGATCGGGCTATAGAAAAATCATCCCCCTTTTTGGGGGCGCTTAACCACCTATTTTGAGCCACAATATCTCACATATTGCCTCACCACTTTAGACACATTAAACAACATAGTTTTTTCGTCTGTTATTTGAATTAAATGCCGTCTATTTAAAGATTGCAAACCGTTAATTAAATCGGTTAATGATAGTGATAAACTTTGTTTTAAATCATTTCGTGAACGGGGTTGATCAGTTTGACTCAACTGCATTAAAATCTGTTGCTCTATCACCGATAAACGTTGCAACATAACGGCTAAGTTCCGGTTTATTTCTACTGTTAGTATTATCTCTGGTTCCGCCAAAAAATCGGAGACTTTCCCCGCAAATATATCCTTGATTAGTTGGGCGATATCTTTTAAATAACCGGGATGTCCTTCATAAAGATGGATTAACTTTGACCAAGACTCCTTATCTTTTAAGCCGCGATCGCTCAAAAAATTAATACTCTTTAATCCTTGGAGTTGTAAAAATTTGGCGATCGCAAAATCATCATTATACCCCAACATATCTGGGGACGATTCCTGACTCAGCAAAATGAAATGACTTTGATGGCTGGTTTCGGCGATGCGTCTAAATAGATCTTGATACCCTTGATGTTCAGTTTTGTATTGTCCAGAAAATACACCCAGATTAAATATTTCTTGAACGTCGTCCAGAATGATTAAGCACTTTTTAGCACGTAAGATTGAGGAATTGAGCAACTGACATAAAGGCGTTTCATTTTCACTTAAATTGGGGTTGACATAACCCATTTTAGTTAATATACTGGTGATATTATGGTCTAAAGCAGGTTGAATTTTCAGACTTTTCCAGATGACCGCATCAAACTTATCTATATTCAGATCAATAAATCGTTTAACTAGGCTGGTTTTACCGATACCGGGTAATCCTAAAACTGAGATGAGGGGGATGTTTTCATTTAACACCCAATTAGACAGGGTTTTGAGTTCCTCAGTGCGATCGCAAAACTTGACAATTTTAGGCGCTAAGTGTAAATCGTGATAATTCGTTTCAATATCGCCGTTTAGCTGACTCGAACCCGATAAATTAACATCATCTAAGGTATGAGGATTACACCAAGTAATATTACTGTTAAATAAACCTACTACATTAAACTGACGTGAAGTGACTACCCTTTCAATTGTCCAGCAGAAATTATATTTATTAATATCTTCTTCTAATTCTTGAGATAAAATTTTAAATAACTGACGGCTGACATCGCCCACATGATTTTGATGATAGCCGCATTCCTCAGCAATTTCGCTATAGGTTTGACCCGACCAGAGACCTTTAATCACCACTTTTTCAAAATCATTAAGGTGCTTTCCCCTTTGCTTCTCCACCAAGCGATCGACAGCCTTTAAGAGTTCTGTAATAGTCATAGTTAATCGTCATCTACTTGAGATATGGTAAAAGTTTCCGAGATTATAGCCTAACTCTCCACCAGATCATGTTTTTTCTGGTTTTGCTTAACATTTTGTTACAAAACTCCCCATGAAATCTTGTTTTTTCTGGTTGCAGAGTTTAAGTTCTAAGTTTTAGAATAGGAGTCAAACCCAGTAGAGTTATAGAGGTAATACTAATGGATGAAGCTATTATTTTGATCATCGATGTAGCGATTCCCGAAGAGATCGCATGTCGAGGGAAACACGAGGATGCCAAAATTCTCGATAATCTGACATGTGATGACTAACAGATGAGATAAGCGAGAACGTTTACCAGTTCTCGCTCCTGCTGTTTTATGGTTTGTGACAATATAGAAAAGACCGCTCATGTATTAACACTAAAAAAATAAGGAGCAGGGAATAGGGGAGCTAATGAGCAATTGTAAATTATCCATTTTACTAAAACCCTTACCAGCGGTTTGTTAACGCACCAGCGCTCCGCGCTATAAATCAAGGATTTGCGACATGAACAATGACACAACACTGACTGATGATACAAGACTTTTAGCTGGCTTTCCCGCGGTATATACTCATGGTTATTGGGCAATCTTTCTGCCACACCGCTTGCAGATCATACGTGTGGATGGCGAGCATCTCAACGATGAGCTGATCAGGGACTTCATAATAACACACGGTCTATCACTTCCCAATTGTGCGCATAGATGCGGAAGTGTAGGGGTCAATCTAACACTCGTCACGACGCGAGCCTGCAATCTACGTTGCAAATACTGTTTTCTCGGTGAATCTAAGACTGAAACTATGTCGCACACGCTGGGTCTAGCAGCAGTAGAATATGCGATAGAGCAGGCTATAGACCGTGGTCAGAACGTCAATGTTAGTTACTTTGGTGGTGAGCCAACTTTGAACTGGTCTCTAATCGAGACTACAGCAGAGCTGCTGGCTTCGTCCCGTGTACAATCGAACCTTCATGTGACTACCAACGGCATTATTAGTCAAGATATGTGCAGTTTCTTTCGGGATTTGAACTTCAGCGTAACCGTTTCCAACGATGGGATACCGGAGTACAACGACAAGGTGCGGGTATTTGCAAATGGAGCCGGCACGTCAGGTCAAGTCCAGCAAACCCTTGCCAACTTGGTCAGACTTGGAGTTAGTTTCAAAGTTAGAATGACTGTAACAGCAGGTAATGTCGAAACTTTGCCAAATGCCGTTGCCTACTATGCAGACTTGGGAGTAAGATTCCTTCACATTGAACCCATGAACTCATCGCAGATGCAAAATGACCGTACCCTTGCTCAACCTAAAGTCGCGGACTTCATTCGTTACCTGACTCATGCGTTTGATGTGGCGAGAGAAAAAGGAGTTGAAATAATCAACTCTGCTTTCATAAGGCTTGTTGAGCCAAGAGAGTGCTATTGTGATGCGGCAAGTGGAAATCGTCTGATTATCCTTCCAGATGGGACTATTTCCCGCTGCTTTGAAGTGCAGAGTTCTTGCCATCCCGAGTGGGACTTATATGCAGTAGGACGGTTTGACACGAGGGCTAAAAGACCTCTGATGTTTTCTGATGCGATGAGTCTGCCTGTTCGTCCTCATGAATGCGAGTTTTGCTTCTCTCGGTACATCTGTGCTGGTGGTTGTCCTGTGAGAAATTCATACAATCAGGCAAATTACTTCTGCCAGATCAGACGAGCGCTATTGCGCGATGTGATAATCAGGATGGATGCTGACGGCAATTCTGTCAGATCGGAGGTTAACAATTCCATACACCGGGGGTAGACAAGCTGCGATAGTAATGCGTAGTGTTTGGCGACAAATCCTAGGCAATAAGATACCTGAAATACATATACGAGCTTCTTTGTCAATGTCAATTGATACTTAGTAATTGATAAAATCATGACTTACGCACCTACTGTACTTGTAGAGGTAGGAACCAGGGCGCTACCCCTACAGATAGTTTTTAGTGATTTAATCTGCGTAAGTCCTAAAAATATCAGACGCTTGTAAAGAAGGCAGACAATTTGATATCGAACTGAACGAGTCATACAACGAAGAATTTAGCAGTTACAGCACTGCAATAAAGCATGAGTTGGATATGATGAAAAATTATTAATCTGATTGAGTGAAACAAAATGCCTTTTAAGATCAATCTACTCTCTCAAAGCCTGCACAATAATGTTGGTAAGATTGTTATAGTACACGGATGGGTTCATTCGTATAGAAAGATGGGTGGCATTGCTTTCTTAGTTGTTAGAGATGGCTTTGGCACGATTCAAGCTGTGGTTGACTCCACTCCAACTTTAGAGATATGTGAGAGCCTGACACGGGAATCGGTGGTGACGGTGACCGGTCTTCTGGTAGCACAAAAAAATGTTGCTCAAGGTGCAGAGATTCAAGCACAATCGATAGAATGTATCGTTGCTGCCGAACCGCCACCTATTG includes:
- a CDS encoding DUF3038 domain-containing protein; its protein translation is MSDRIPSHWHSPKTPELTATQLDRMAVELRLVILALESLAEVTPETLRKAAQTLSLDVEYIQKWQSQKLTVEGGRSLVLVISYLARQNQALLRRAIALIEQLEAQNQDIREISLMRDYLDKFIQGYDQQFPVNRPIPEEDIIPFAKKLLIDLLFYSSPDGFGRFWSTLLMRSQARQRGYNINRSQP
- a CDS encoding DUF4335 domain-containing protein produces the protein MLVTRQYTPPTCTLEVSANTSFFSRWKHESWDNFRFKLSFDDPRLSEYKYIAIEGDRHNLTNLYESINRYINDFLTASPLSEIDPISEESPDAENSLTTCSDFQIKPDGLLYHDLFLGNLAPSPSESFVHLSALQLFDVAAALRNCITEIEPFLTSESQPKRTSPAWLRTLMIIITTTGLFSGIINLSNYYRRDRHLISTPETPQISTSTTPPEPPPLPEFPMDEPPAPPQIEIQVAPDLPLVDTVPLTVPPPLFDQPPPSPELIPNIAPETDGIIIIPTEPVNRTPVNGTVNRTETPPPPTPLAPPPTPLFDIGTVPENISLPPLQNARVPETDTPENYAVQDIPEDSENAEPIAQLTKREPRIVSIRSLNNTVFDEIPQVAEVRSYFVKNWHPHKNLNRILQYRLQLNSQGAIDSITPLGSASVNWLPQIKFPSANQPFVSPMEDGKTAKIRVVLDPSGRVQTFLESHD
- a CDS encoding thiol-disulfide oxidoreductase DCC family protein, coding for MLYHVIYDGNCNLCSNLVQLLENLDRGERFSYIPMQDEAKLAQLNITPEDCLMGMILIDVNQPQRRWQGSDAAEEIGNILPGGELFVKAYRAMPGLKWAGDRIYEQVRDNRYQLFGKRDQTYESNYPSCFGNNQC
- a CDS encoding arginyl-tRNA synthetase, yielding MVSIIASFMENMVIKQSLIKSLGSGLRGLDPDFIGSVDIPVTRVPNGSRIRYISAIAMKLAAINSQSPAEIATLIVANQADKMVDDGIITTVLPSGMIQFDITDFGVVKWLENIRLHGLPITANSPDNQSLDSGLFPVQYIHARCCSLLRMAHRDRLISLVETEPIFTPFLWRLATPRDLPWLDDSGNLRLVHDAEKMLIGELIDGVDFWHYPPRKIDDKKVAMKITEQCDRFLRQCPIWGEVKLHHPQLSQARLGLIIVTQSILRFALQEKLGIIAPMEL
- a CDS encoding DsbA family protein; amino-acid sequence: MINSFQRRLPTLMVTMLCTLGILVNGCSSTPSSDFEQQVLQVIRNNPEVILESVQAYQEQQQNQLSQARSSFLQQMRSQPRAIIGDSPTLGAADAEIVLVEFSDFQCPFCRRVQGTIREFMNRHQDQVTLVFKHLPLSQIHSEALPAAKASWAAQQQGKFWEYQNALFEGQDDLGEALYEAIAISLGLDLEQFNRDRNSDGAIAAIEQDLQLARVLGISGTPFFIMNGETLSGAVDLSTLEETLAEVIARE
- a CDS encoding NB-ARC domain-containing protein is translated as MTITELLKAVDRLVEKQRGKHLNDFEKVVIKGLWSGQTYSEIAEECGYHQNHVGDVSRQLFKILSQELEEDINKYNFCWTIERVVTSRQFNVVGLFNSNITWCNPHTLDDVNLSGSSQLNGDIETNYHDLHLAPKIVKFCDRTEELKTLSNWVLNENIPLISVLGLPGIGKTSLVKRFIDLNIDKFDAVIWKSLKIQPALDHNITSILTKMGYVNPNLSENETPLCQLLNSSILRAKKCLIILDDVQEIFNLGVFSGQYKTEHQGYQDLFRRIAETSHQSHFILLSQESSPDMLGYNDDFAIAKFLQLQGLKSINFLSDRGLKDKESWSKLIHLYEGHPGYLKDIAQLIKDIFAGKVSDFLAEPEIILTVEINRNLAVMLQRLSVIEQQILMQLSQTDQPRSRNDLKQSLSLSLTDLINGLQSLNRRHLIQITDEKTMLFNVSKVVRQYVRYCGSK
- a CDS encoding radical SAM/SPASM domain-containing protein; this translates as MNNDTTLTDDTRLLAGFPAVYTHGYWAIFLPHRLQIIRVDGEHLNDELIRDFIITHGLSLPNCAHRCGSVGVNLTLVTTRACNLRCKYCFLGESKTETMSHTLGLAAVEYAIEQAIDRGQNVNVSYFGGEPTLNWSLIETTAELLASSRVQSNLHVTTNGIISQDMCSFFRDLNFSVTVSNDGIPEYNDKVRVFANGAGTSGQVQQTLANLVRLGVSFKVRMTVTAGNVETLPNAVAYYADLGVRFLHIEPMNSSQMQNDRTLAQPKVADFIRYLTHAFDVAREKGVEIINSAFIRLVEPRECYCDAASGNRLIILPDGTISRCFEVQSSCHPEWDLYAVGRFDTRAKRPLMFSDAMSLPVRPHECEFCFSRYICAGGCPVRNSYNQANYFCQIRRALLRDVIIRMDADGNSVRSEVNNSIHRG